One stretch of Centroberyx gerrardi isolate f3 chromosome 13, fCenGer3.hap1.cur.20231027, whole genome shotgun sequence DNA includes these proteins:
- the ankrd33bb gene encoding ankyrin repeat domain-containing protein 33B has product MVLITEESVEGSKVQENGVAGGVGVGKGETRTKAVVADTPIMSITRAKEDGDECEGSGGDDDDDSESEISEIDYMDNYWEDEDDIYQEFEELDFEELPDCSDTRSVASDDSFYPPDNTITVRTHMFRSPSPESPEPVSFFKACCNNNPIIVKIMIRQGVTEEEVKETDKNRRSGLIVACYHGYMGVVIALSQCPYIDVNWQDNEGNTALITAAQAGHVMISNYLLNYFPGLDIERRNCHGFTAMMKAAMQGRASCVRALMLAGGDVEARDYGRKMTPRQWALFTGRYETANFMDRLMAQPCAEQFCNSFRLEWPVLEELVAQAQQPKSCWKHFLNLFFCCCPYNFYLSNKINPVDDGVLDHMVRITTGISSPLIATACHTVSPGSPPCIGRRRYAVQEILRRQRLAELKRLGPDRLNNYKRFFQNSRVLLIPKKSDRRASLQPQLLRDVAEASTVAMRRASLLPLNMLRRSSVRPGIVVPKVRLCKAPAPTFVPDDVNKKSSNPGELQIPKWDYKMKREERRQEEERLRLFPLTRRR; this is encoded by the exons ATGGTGTTGATAACGGAGGAATCAGTTGAAGGTTCAAAGGTTCAAGAGAATGGAGTGGCCGGAGGAGTGGGAGTGGGCAAGGGTGAGACTAGAACCAAGGCAGTGGTTGCGGACACACCCATCATGTCCATCACCAGGGCCAAAGAGGACGGGGACGAGTGCGAGGGGTCGGGAGGGGACGACGACGATGACAGCGAGAGCGAAATTTCAGAGATTGATTACATGGATAACTATTGGGAGGATGAGGACGATATCTACCAGGAGTTTGAGGAGTTGGACTTTGAGGAGCTGCCGGACTGCTCGGACACGCGGAGCGTGGCCTCGGATGATTCCTTCTACCCGCCAGACAATACCATCACAGTTCGGACCCACATGTTCCGCTCGCCGAGCCCCGAGAGCCCCGAGCCCGTCTCCTTCTTCAAGGCCTGCTGCAACAACAACCCCATCATCGTCAAGATCATGATCAGACAAGGAGTGACGGaagaggaagtgaaggagacagataagaacagaaga TCTGGGCTGATTGTGGCGTGCTACCATGGTTACATGGGCGTGGTCATCGCCCTCTCTCAGTGTCCGTATATTGACGTCAACTGGCAGGACAATGAAGGCAACACTGCTCTCATTACTGCTGCACAAGCAG GTCATGTCATGATCTCCAACTACCTGCTGAACTACTTCCCAGGGCTGGACATAGAGAGGAGGAACTGTCACGGTTTCACGGCCATGATGAAGGCCGCCATGCAGGGCCGGGCCAGCTGTGTCAGGGCGCTCatgttggctg GAGGGGATGTGGAGGCGCGGGACTACGGCCGCAAAATGACTCCCAGGCAGTGGGCTCTCTTCACGGGTCGGTATGAGACGGCCAACTTCATGGATCGACTGATGGCTCAGCCCTGCGCCGAGCAGTTCTGCAACTCCTTCCGCCTGGAGTGGCCTGTGCTGGAG GAGCTGGTGGCCCAGGCCCAACAGCCAAAGTCCTGCTGGAAACATTTCCTCaacctcttcttctgctgctgccccTATAACTTTTACCTCAGCAACAAGATAAACCCCGTGGACGACGGGGTTCTTGACCACATGGTCCGGATCACCACCGGCATCTCCAGCCCGCTCATCGCCACGGCTTGCCACACGGTGAGTCCCGGCTCCCCGCCGTGCATCGGGAGGCGCCGCTACGCAGTGCAGGAGATCCTGAGGAGGCAGCGGTTGGCCGAGCTGAAGCGCCTCGGCCCCGACAGGCTGAACAACTACAAGAGATTCTTCCAGAACTCGCGGGTCCTCCTCATCCCCAAGAAGAGCGACCGCAGGGCCAGCCTTCAGCCTCAGCTGCTGAGGGACGTGGCGGAGGCGTCCACCGTGGCCATGAGACGAGCCAGCCTGCTGCCGCTGAACATGTTGAGGCGGAGCAGCGTGCGGCCGGGCATCGTGGTGCCCAAGGTGAGGCTCTGCAAGGCCCCGGCGCCGACCTTCGTACCGGACGATGTCAACAAAAAGAGCAGCAACCCCGGCGAGCTCCAGATCCCCAAGTGGGATTACaagatgaagagggaggagaggaggcaggaggaggaaaggctTAGGCTGTTCCCTTTGACAAGGAGGAGGTGA